A genomic region of Trifolium pratense cultivar HEN17-A07 linkage group LG3, ARS_RC_1.1, whole genome shotgun sequence contains the following coding sequences:
- the LOC123918762 gene encoding aspartate carbamoyltransferase 3, chloroplastic isoform X1 yields MSRWCKGSVSSAMAASSSLFSCSTHMDVLAPTISKCPKDVVRCHSKISYKEPSYLKSTCYPISRFLCMNNLSKCDKMKKNWQRDGIHCFSEGHKFQLDDVLDAQQFDRDILNAIFEVARDMENIERNSPESQILKGYLMATLFYEPSTRTRLSFESAMRRLGGEVLTTENAREFSSAAKGETLEDTIRTVEGYSDLIVLRHFESGAARRAAAIASVPIVNAGDGPGQHPSQALLDVYTIEREIGKLDGIKVGLVGDLANGRTVRSLAYLLAKYKDVKIYFVSPDVVKMKDDIKDYLTSKGVDWKESSDLVEVSSECDVVYQTRIQKERFGERLDLYEKARGKYIVNQNILKVMQRHAVVMHPLPRLDEITLDVDADPRAAYFRQAKYGLYIRMALLKLLLVGW; encoded by the exons ATGAGCAGGTGGTGCAAAG GGTCAGTTTCTTCTGCAATGGCTGCTTCATCTTCACTTTTCTCCTGCTCAACGCACATGGATGTGCTTGCTCCAACGATATCAAAATGCCCTAAAGATGTTGTACGCTGTCATAGCAAAATCTCCTATAAGGAACCTAGTTATTTAAAATCAACATGCTATCCTATTTCAAGATTTTTATGCATGAACAATTTGTCAAAATgtgacaaaatgaaaaaaaactgGCAAAGAGATGGAATCCATTGTTTTTCAGAGGGGCATAAATTTCAACTTGATGATGTTCTTGATGCTCAACAGTTTGATAGAGATATTCTCAATGCCATTTTTGAAGTTGCACGAGATATGGAGAATATTGAAAGGAATTCTCCTGAAAGCCAGATTTTAAAGGGTTATCTTATGGCTACCTTATTTTATGAGCCCTCTACTAGAACTAGACTTTCATTCGAGTCTGCCATGAGAAGATTAGGTGGAGAGGTTTTAACAACTGAAAATGCTAGAGAATTTTCGTCTGCGGCTAAAGGAGAGACGCTTGAAG ATACAATAAGAACAGTTGAGGGTTACTCTGACTTAATTGTGCTTCGACACTTTGAAAGTGGTGCTGCCAGAAGAGCTGCAGCTATAGCTAGTGTTCCAATAGTCAATGCTGGGGATGGTCCTGGACAACATCCGAGCCAG GCACTTTTGGATGTCTATACCATTGAAAGAGAGATTGGAAAGCTTGATGGTATAAAAGTTGGGCTTGTGGGAGACCTAGCTAATGGGAGGACGGTTCGTTCATTGGCCTACTTGCTTGCAAAGTACAAGGAtgtgaaaatttattttgtctccCCTGATGTGGTAAAAATGAAG GATGATATAAAAGACTACTTGACATCAAAAGGAGTGGATTGGAAAGAAAGTTCTGATTTAGTGGAAGTTTCGTCAGAGTGTGACGTGGTTTATCAAACTCGTATTCAAAAAGAAAGATTTGGAGAAAGACTTGACCTTTATGAAAAAGCTAGAGGCAAATATATTGTGAATCAGAATATTCTCAAGGTGATGCAGAGACATGCTGTGGTTATGCACCCTCTTCCAAGGCTCGACGAA ATCACTCTCGATGTTGATGCTGATCCAA
- the LOC123918762 gene encoding aspartate carbamoyltransferase 3, chloroplastic isoform X2 translates to MSRWCKVSSAMAASSSLFSCSTHMDVLAPTISKCPKDVVRCHSKISYKEPSYLKSTCYPISRFLCMNNLSKCDKMKKNWQRDGIHCFSEGHKFQLDDVLDAQQFDRDILNAIFEVARDMENIERNSPESQILKGYLMATLFYEPSTRTRLSFESAMRRLGGEVLTTENAREFSSAAKGETLEDTIRTVEGYSDLIVLRHFESGAARRAAAIASVPIVNAGDGPGQHPSQALLDVYTIEREIGKLDGIKVGLVGDLANGRTVRSLAYLLAKYKDVKIYFVSPDVVKMKDDIKDYLTSKGVDWKESSDLVEVSSECDVVYQTRIQKERFGERLDLYEKARGKYIVNQNILKVMQRHAVVMHPLPRLDEITLDVDADPRAAYFRQAKYGLYIRMALLKLLLVGW, encoded by the exons ATGAGCAGGTGGTGCAAAG TTTCTTCTGCAATGGCTGCTTCATCTTCACTTTTCTCCTGCTCAACGCACATGGATGTGCTTGCTCCAACGATATCAAAATGCCCTAAAGATGTTGTACGCTGTCATAGCAAAATCTCCTATAAGGAACCTAGTTATTTAAAATCAACATGCTATCCTATTTCAAGATTTTTATGCATGAACAATTTGTCAAAATgtgacaaaatgaaaaaaaactgGCAAAGAGATGGAATCCATTGTTTTTCAGAGGGGCATAAATTTCAACTTGATGATGTTCTTGATGCTCAACAGTTTGATAGAGATATTCTCAATGCCATTTTTGAAGTTGCACGAGATATGGAGAATATTGAAAGGAATTCTCCTGAAAGCCAGATTTTAAAGGGTTATCTTATGGCTACCTTATTTTATGAGCCCTCTACTAGAACTAGACTTTCATTCGAGTCTGCCATGAGAAGATTAGGTGGAGAGGTTTTAACAACTGAAAATGCTAGAGAATTTTCGTCTGCGGCTAAAGGAGAGACGCTTGAAG ATACAATAAGAACAGTTGAGGGTTACTCTGACTTAATTGTGCTTCGACACTTTGAAAGTGGTGCTGCCAGAAGAGCTGCAGCTATAGCTAGTGTTCCAATAGTCAATGCTGGGGATGGTCCTGGACAACATCCGAGCCAG GCACTTTTGGATGTCTATACCATTGAAAGAGAGATTGGAAAGCTTGATGGTATAAAAGTTGGGCTTGTGGGAGACCTAGCTAATGGGAGGACGGTTCGTTCATTGGCCTACTTGCTTGCAAAGTACAAGGAtgtgaaaatttattttgtctccCCTGATGTGGTAAAAATGAAG GATGATATAAAAGACTACTTGACATCAAAAGGAGTGGATTGGAAAGAAAGTTCTGATTTAGTGGAAGTTTCGTCAGAGTGTGACGTGGTTTATCAAACTCGTATTCAAAAAGAAAGATTTGGAGAAAGACTTGACCTTTATGAAAAAGCTAGAGGCAAATATATTGTGAATCAGAATATTCTCAAGGTGATGCAGAGACATGCTGTGGTTATGCACCCTCTTCCAAGGCTCGACGAA ATCACTCTCGATGTTGATGCTGATCCAA
- the LOC123918762 gene encoding aspartate carbamoyltransferase 3, chloroplastic isoform X3: MAASSSLFSCSTHMDVLAPTISKCPKDVVRCHSKISYKEPSYLKSTCYPISRFLCMNNLSKCDKMKKNWQRDGIHCFSEGHKFQLDDVLDAQQFDRDILNAIFEVARDMENIERNSPESQILKGYLMATLFYEPSTRTRLSFESAMRRLGGEVLTTENAREFSSAAKGETLEDTIRTVEGYSDLIVLRHFESGAARRAAAIASVPIVNAGDGPGQHPSQALLDVYTIEREIGKLDGIKVGLVGDLANGRTVRSLAYLLAKYKDVKIYFVSPDVVKMKDDIKDYLTSKGVDWKESSDLVEVSSECDVVYQTRIQKERFGERLDLYEKARGKYIVNQNILKVMQRHAVVMHPLPRLDEITLDVDADPRAAYFRQAKYGLYIRMALLKLLLVGW, from the exons ATGGCTGCTTCATCTTCACTTTTCTCCTGCTCAACGCACATGGATGTGCTTGCTCCAACGATATCAAAATGCCCTAAAGATGTTGTACGCTGTCATAGCAAAATCTCCTATAAGGAACCTAGTTATTTAAAATCAACATGCTATCCTATTTCAAGATTTTTATGCATGAACAATTTGTCAAAATgtgacaaaatgaaaaaaaactgGCAAAGAGATGGAATCCATTGTTTTTCAGAGGGGCATAAATTTCAACTTGATGATGTTCTTGATGCTCAACAGTTTGATAGAGATATTCTCAATGCCATTTTTGAAGTTGCACGAGATATGGAGAATATTGAAAGGAATTCTCCTGAAAGCCAGATTTTAAAGGGTTATCTTATGGCTACCTTATTTTATGAGCCCTCTACTAGAACTAGACTTTCATTCGAGTCTGCCATGAGAAGATTAGGTGGAGAGGTTTTAACAACTGAAAATGCTAGAGAATTTTCGTCTGCGGCTAAAGGAGAGACGCTTGAAG ATACAATAAGAACAGTTGAGGGTTACTCTGACTTAATTGTGCTTCGACACTTTGAAAGTGGTGCTGCCAGAAGAGCTGCAGCTATAGCTAGTGTTCCAATAGTCAATGCTGGGGATGGTCCTGGACAACATCCGAGCCAG GCACTTTTGGATGTCTATACCATTGAAAGAGAGATTGGAAAGCTTGATGGTATAAAAGTTGGGCTTGTGGGAGACCTAGCTAATGGGAGGACGGTTCGTTCATTGGCCTACTTGCTTGCAAAGTACAAGGAtgtgaaaatttattttgtctccCCTGATGTGGTAAAAATGAAG GATGATATAAAAGACTACTTGACATCAAAAGGAGTGGATTGGAAAGAAAGTTCTGATTTAGTGGAAGTTTCGTCAGAGTGTGACGTGGTTTATCAAACTCGTATTCAAAAAGAAAGATTTGGAGAAAGACTTGACCTTTATGAAAAAGCTAGAGGCAAATATATTGTGAATCAGAATATTCTCAAGGTGATGCAGAGACATGCTGTGGTTATGCACCCTCTTCCAAGGCTCGACGAA ATCACTCTCGATGTTGATGCTGATCCAA
- the LOC123918754 gene encoding pentatricopeptide repeat-containing protein At3g61520, mitochondrial-like, whose product MPLPMRIRLPLLHYSTTTTLRLSSSSLALPFLHQRRSFSYVSSDDSDLESDSTHSQRKFISNTPLANPNNKCLTKAPTLDESLSLFYKLDPSSKSARICNPLLKSLLKLGRTDDARHLLDQMLQPDSKFPPDDFTGEIVFGDLVKRDRPGNGLADEEIVGLVTKLGERGVFPDTFKLTQLISKLCGNRKNGLAWDILHNVMKLGGAVEAASCNALLTGLGREREIKKMNKLLAEMEEKKIHPSVVTFGILINNLCKARRINDALVVFDKLRGKGEKSWIGVEPDVVLYNTLINGLCKVGREEDGLSLLEEMKTDMKNKPNAVTYNCLIDGFCKIGNIDKARELFGLMKEEQVQPNVVTLNTLVDGMCKTGKVYSAVEFFNEMKGKGLKGNAVTYTALISAFCGVNNIDKAMQYFDEMLSSGCSPDAIVYYSLISGLSIAGRMDDASVVVSQLKRAGFGLDRECYNVLISGFCKKKKLERVYEMLNEMEKTGVKPDIVTYNTLVSYLGKAGDFASATKVMKKMIKEGLKPSVVTYGAVIHAYCLKKNVDEAMKIFEEMCSTSMVPPNTVIYNILIDALCKNNNVERAVSLMGDMKVKGVRPNTTTYNAVLKGVRDKRMLDKGFELMDRMVEDACSPDYVTMEILTEWLSAIGEIEKLKLFVEGYRVSSNPSSLQT is encoded by the exons ATGCCACTGCCGATGCGAATTCGATTGCCACTACTCCATTACTCCACAACAACAACTCTTCGCCTTTCATCCTCTTCACTCGCTCTGCCATTTTTGCACCAACGACGAAGTTTCTCTTATGTCTCCAGTGATGATTCCGACCTTGAATCCGACTCTACTCACTCTCAACGAAAATTCATCAGCAACACACCTTTGGCAAATCCGAACAATAAG TGCTTAACAAAAGCCCCAACGTTGGATGAATCGCTTAGTCTCTTCTACAAGCTTGACCCATCTTCCAAAAGTGCACGAATTTGCAACCCACTGTTGAAGAGTTTGCTCAAATTGGGTCGTACTGATGATGCCCGCCACCTGCTCGATCAAATGCTTCAACCGGATTCTAAGTTTCCTCCTGATGATTTCACTGGTGAAATTGTTTTTGGTGACTTGGTGAAGAGGGACCGCCCCGGAAATGGCCTTGCTGATGAGGAAATTGTTGGGTTGGTTACTAAGCTTGGTGAACGTGGAGTTTTTCCTGATACGTTTAAGCTTACTCAGTTGATATCCAAACTGTGTGGGAACCGGAAGAACGGTCTAGCGTGGGATATTTTGCATAATGTGATGAAATTGGGTGGTGCAGTTGAAGCTGCATCTTGCAATGCTTTGTTAACAGGGCTGGGAAGGGAAAGAGAAATTAAGAAGATGAATAAACTGTTGGCAGAGATGgaagaaaagaagatacatcCCAGTGTCGTAACTTTTGGGAttcttattaataatttgtGCAAGGCTAGGAGGATCAATGATGCGCTGGTGGTGTTTGATAAACTGAGAGGTAAGGGAGAAAAGAGTTGGATTGGTGTTGAACCTGATGTGGTTTTGTATAACACTTTGATTAATGGACTTTGTAAAGTTGGGAGGGAAGAAGATGGTTTGAGTTTGTTGGAAGAGATGAAAACTGATATGAAAAATAAGCCAAACGCTGTTACATATAATTGCTTGATTGATGGGTTCTGCAAAATTGGCAACATTGATAAAGCACGTGAGCTATTCGGTCTGATGAAAGAGGAACAAGTACAGCCAAATGTGGTCACCCTTAATACATTGGTTGATGGTATGTGCAAAACTGGAAAGGTCTATAGTGCAGTTGAGTTTTTCAATGAGATGAAAGGCAAGGGCCTGAAAGGAAATGCTGTTACTTACACTGCGCTGATATCTGCCTTCTGTGGTGTGAACAATATTGATAAAGCCATGCAATATTTTGATGAGATGTTGAGTTCTGGATGCTCACCTGATGCAATTGTTTACTATAGTTTGATATCTGGTTTAAGCATTGCTGGAAGGATGGATGATGCCAGTGTTGTTGTGTCACAATTGAAACGGGCTGGGTTTGGTCTTGATAGAGAATGCTACAATGTTCTCATCAGTGGATTCTGCAAGAAGAAGAAGCTGGAACGAGTTTATGAAATGCTCAACGAAATGGAAAAAACTGGAGTTAAGCCTGATATTGTCACCTATAACACTTTAGTTTCTTATCTTGGCAAAGCTGGAGATTTTGCAAGTGCTACTAAGGTGATGAAAAAGATGATTAAAGAGGGTCTTAAGCCCTCTGTTGTCACATATGGGGCAGTTATACATGCATATTGTTTAAAGAAGAATGTTGATGAGGCCATGAAGATTTTTGAGGAAATGTGCTCTACATCTATGGTTCCTCCCAACACTGTGATATACAACATTTTAATAGACGCTCTGTGCAAAAATAACAATGTTGAAAGGGCTGTTTCTTTGATGGGTGACATGAAAGTAAAGGGGGTTCGGCCTAATACAACCACATATAATGCTGTTCTGAAGGGGGTTCGGGATAAGAGAATGCTGGACAAAGGATTTGAACTTATGGACAGAATGGTGGAAGATGCTTGCAGTCCTGACTATGTAACCATGGAGATTCTTACTGAATGGCTTTCTGCTATTGGTGAAATAGAAAAACTGAAACTTTTTGTCGAAGGATATCGGGTTTCCTCTAATCCATCATCACTTCAAACTTAA